A window of Nicotiana sylvestris chromosome 8, ASM39365v2, whole genome shotgun sequence genomic DNA:
ATGATGGCAGTGCAGAAGAATGTGCATATTCCATAGAACCAAGTTTCAGAGAGAGGAGGTTCAGAATACGTTCATTGAATACTCTTTCTTGTAATAGCAAAGTTAATTGCCATGAAGGAAAAACTATTGGTATTCAGTCAGATCTTTTGAAGGTTGGTGATGATGATACCTTTGTAACTTGTGAATTACCAAGAGGAAAGAGGCCGAAGTTGGATACTGCAACACATGTTAGGCAGATAGACGAGGAAGTTAATCTAGGTGATGAAGCAGTAGCTAGGTGCAGTTTGGTAGATACCTCTATGTCTTCTGAGATGCATGGGAAGGTTTCTAGAAGGGAAGTGAGACCTATAGTGTGTGGGAAATATGGTGTAATTTCTAATGGCAATCCATCAAAACCAGTTAAATTTgtttctctgagagaaatttgtGATTCATTGGCAAAGTGTAGCTTCTCTGGAAACTACACTGCGAAAATGACTTCTGCAAAATTCAGGAAGGCAAGTGCAAAAGGAAAACATCAACGCGTGAACAATTCTTGGAATCTCAAGAAAGATGGGAGCTGCAATGCGCATCATGTTGTAACTGCCAAAAAATCTAAAAGTCATCTCTTGACATCTAGTGAATTGGATAATTGCTATGGAGATGAACTAGGGGCTGGTTTATTCTACTCTCTAGAGAAGAGAAGGTATGATTGCCTTGTAAAAACTGGTAATATTGCAGATGATTCTCTGCCAACTCAACAGAAGCCAAAGTCTAAGGAGATTCACAAACGAGGCCTTTTTGAGTCGAAACTTGAAGGTATGATTTTCAGAACCAGGTTAAATGCTCAAGGGACATGTATCTAACAAAAATCTGGTTGGTACTGTAGGCATTCATCCAGGAGAAGGAGGTTCTACTTGTGCTCGAACTGAGGTTTGTTgtttcttaataatagtttagaTGTACTGAAATCCTGAATTAAAGATTTTCTAAGACTTGTTCTACCTTCAGGGATACAAGGGTCGCAAAAAGGAAGGAGTGCGGTATAATTTTCCTCAGTATTCTGAGTCTGGTGGTGGATGCCTTGTTGCCCAGGAGCAGCTAAATGCCTGGATTCACATAACCGGACAAAAGCGATCTAGAAAAGAGGTTTCAAGGCTTCCACCTAAAGATGCTGAATATGATTATCGGGTATGTCCGAGTAACAGTTGGTTGCTTGACAAGGCACATTGTGCTGAATCGTTAAACCCTATAGTGGTCCAACTGACAAGTCAAGTGTGGCTTTTAAGTTCTTGTGTGCTTTGAATTCAGTTACTGATGTTCTTACTTTTTTGTTACTCTTTATGTTTCCAGAAGGAATATGCTCGCTATAAACACTCCAAAGGGTGGAAGAGTTTGGTTGTATACAAATCTGGCATTCACGCGCTTGGTCTTTACACATCTAGGTTTATTTCACAAGGCGAAATGGTCTCATCTGCCTCCACTCTTCCTCTGAATTTATATGTTTCTCATCAGCAAATTTAACTTTCTTGTTTTACCTCTAGGTTGTTGAATATGTGGGTGAGATAGTGGGGCTCCGTGTGGCTGACAAAAGAGAAATAGATTACCTGTCAGGAAAGAAATTGCAGTATAAGAGTGCTTGTTACTTCTTTAGGATTGATCAAGAGCATATAGTCGATGCAACCCAAAAGGGAGGGATTGCTCGATTCGTGAACCATTCATGCATGGTAAGTGTCTACTGTAGCAATATTGTCCTGTTGCTGTCATGTCCAATTATGTTACAGTGCCAACTCTTTCGCAAACCAATTTTGATTATTATTTCGTCTCTGCTTTAGTACTTCTCATGTAATTTATGCTTTCTttcaagagaaaaaaataaaagattgATGTCAGTTTGATTGATCCACGATGGACTCAGCTTTTGTTCTTTTGCCAATTTCTTTTACCAGCCAAATTGCGTTGCCAGAATCATTTCTGTGAGGAATGAGAAGAAGGTAGACACATCTCACTCAACTTTTCTTTTCACTTATTTTTTGTTACATTGCATAGTTATGCTTCCCAGTTTTCCATTTAAACATATAATTAGTATGTTGATAACTAAAACTAGAAGTTAAAATACTAAACCTTGATCAATATGCAGGTAGTATTTTTTGCCGAGAGAGACATCTATCCTGGAGAAGAGATTACATATGACTACAACTTCAACCATGAAGATGAAGGCAAGAAAATCCCCTGCTACTGCAATTCGAAGAATTGCCGGCAGTACTTAAACTGACAGAACTTGATACTTGTTCGACCGAATTTTATCTGGGAACCAGTTGAAGTAAATGGATGTAATTCTTTGGCCTCTGCACCAATGTCCTCACGAATGTTATATCTTGTAAATTTGTATGTAAATAAATACTTCATTATTGTGTTAACATCTAGATCTGCAGCTTCTTACCCCGTCTTTTGGTTTCTTGTGATTTAAGTTATAGCACCAAACAAGTCCTACTTGCAACATTGCTAAGTCCATATCCCAACAATAACAGTATCTCAATTGTAAATAAGCTAGGGTGGTTATATAAATCTTCACTGATCATACGTATAAGTTCACCTCCAGCAAATATTgtacaaaatacaaataaaattgCATCACGAATTGAGCTTAAAAATGCAGTGTTTACTGCCTAATAATCAAGTTGAACAAACAATCAGATTAAGTGAACTCGGGTGATTAATCAATGCTGTAAATTTGACAACACAGAGTCTTATTTAACGGACCATTTCATTGCCTGGAAAATTTGTTTAGGACTAACAGGGAGGCTCCTAACTCCACCTAAGCGAGTTTCGCAAGGAATGTTGATGTTGTGATATAGTGATGGTCAGCATAAAGACAGTTTCAGTTTGATGAGCTCTGACTTGAATAGAACAGAATGAATGCAGAAGAATTATATATTGCAGCGTTATAAATTGATAATAACAAGGAAAACCTTTAAGTTATCCAGATTTTTGCTGTACGGGTAAGATCCTGTTTAGACTGAAAGTAACGAATAACAGCAAACTTAAGATATCCCATCATTTGTCATTAGATACTAGTTTATATAGCAATGAGAAGAGCTGCAACTAGTAAACTCAAGAACTACATAGTTTCTACATAGCAACCTACTGCACATGGATAAGATTTGCAACTATACACTGTGGTACGTAAACCTACTGGATAGAGACAGTTGGAACTGCAGCCATAATAGAAGAAGTTTCAGATACTCTGACAAAAGTGATAGGGGATATGCAATTTACCACCAGAAGTGAGGAAATAAGATTTTCTTGTATGCAACATTGGTATAGAAAGTACAAATTATGAACTCATCATACATGTTGCATATGTGAAACAGCTTCAATCACAATACCATTCTAAGAACCCCAGTTTGGAAGGTTAGCGGTGGCTTCATTCACCATTTTTACCAGGGTAACCTGCCAAAAACCAAATACATAATTAGTTGAAATAGGATGAAAGATCAAAAGCAATTTTCATTCATTGACCGTTGGCATTTCATGCAAGATATCACTGCATCCATGCCACATCAAAATAGATCTCTCAACAGATATACATACTAGAAATCAGGTTAGCAGTTAAATGCCAATTGTAAGGCACCATTATGGGGCCTTCCTCGCCAATTGTAAGGCACCATTATGGGGCCTTCCTCTTCCAGTCCCTTTAAACCCCTCATCGGAAGATTTATTCGGGCTCCAGGTCCAGTCGGAGCCTTGGCCCCCGACTCACAATATAGCCGTAGAATCATACATGATAAATAGGATATTGGCAATGGAAAGTACCAGTAGCATTTTTTTGATGGATACAGAtagggggaaaagaaaaagaatatgtCATCAAATGCTCATTCATAgatcaaaaaaaaattataagggACATTGTGCACTCAGAATGTCCAGAGATGACGTATATTTCACAGATAAAGTATGTGCCCATCACTTAGAACCAAGTCCAAATGATCAAAGACAGAGACTTTTGCGCCGGGGGGGGGGATATGCCAGAGGAGGCAGCTGCTCCTACTTACCTTTCAGCCAATACAGCAATAACCCCTCCTCCCTCCCCATCATctttaaattaaagaaaagacaCCAAAGCTTTAGTAGGCTAtcttttgaaggactattttctTTGATAATTATTTTTGAAGCTTCAAAACCTTTTGCGAATCTCTCATCAGATTTAAGAATTTGGTAATATGCACGTGTTACTAGTAAAAAGTTGATTCCTTTTATGATAAGCTCTTTTAATTTGTACTTCTCCCCTTCAAATATTATTTATTAAAAGTAAATCATCCATACAGCAAAAGGTTAGCAATGCTAGCGCTACGAGCGGGAGAGAAAGTTCGCAGTAGCATACAACTTCTTATTTTAATTATTAGATCTATAATTTGATAAAACAAAATCCTCAACTACATTCCTAGAACCATTCCTGTTATGGGGATTACAAAGACAGATAAACATACCACGCTCCCTGGGACACCAGGTGGAGGAAGAGAAAGGTTCCTTGGAGGCCACTTATTATcatatgatcttttgtcaaatcTCCACTCTCCAATTTTTCCATAGGTCATCTTTCCCTGGAAAGCATGTTGTTCACATCATTATGTTTATTACAAATTGGCATAATCATAGTCAAAGGAAGTTGCAGCTACCTTCATATCATAGTCACATCCATATGTGTAATGAATTATGTACGCTTTGCCGATTTCAGTATCCCAAGGAGGCTGGAATAATTCAACAATATATGAAGGATTAGGTTACAGGTCATGTTCATAAGGAAGATATAATGCAATGAATTTTCAACCCACAAACAAAATCACTACAAGCTCGAGATGCCGCTATGAGCACCGATAAAAGGAGAAGAAAGGAATGATATCAGGTCTGTCTGGGATAAATCTTACTGTAACAGCAGATGCACATATGGAACGGAAGAAGGAATCAGAAAGTAAAGGAGGAGAGCTGTACTACTTCAATATGCTCAAAGCAGTGAAAACTTTTAAAATAGTAGGAAAATTAGGAGGAGGAAAAGGCAAAAGCTCCAGGAAATTGTTACTTTGCACAAGATTTACATTACCCTTCAAATTACAACTCATGTCCCTTTAAACACATTTCAGTCGTAGAATCAAATTATACAGACAATAAGAGTTTTCCAGTTTTCCCGTGAAGAAACAAACAAAAATGGTTAAGCCTGGATCTGTAAAAGGTATAATGTTTTACCGACATTTATAATTATGCATATAATATGTCGCTCTATCTCTAAAGGGAGATAAAGCATCTCACTGGAGAAATTCTAAACGCCCATGACGGCACACAAAATACAAACATCAAATCTTTGCTTTTATTGTATTTTTTAAAAGTAAACTAATGGTTTATTGTAGACTGGGATACTTTGATAGCCTTTTCTCAGATTGCATTGGCCCATGTTTACATCCAAAAAATTTCGGTGCTATAAGCAAGAGCTTAACACACGATATACAAAGAAAAATCTTAGGAAGGCACCCCAAATAAGATGGAACTGGTGTATACTGATCGATGAAGCCAGAGCCCATTCAGTTGGTTTTTCATTAGCAAGTATCGCACACACCATATGATCTGAATAGTTAGTGTGGGCATTGAGCATTTCTAACATAAGAAGTTCCCCCATTGAAACGGTTTCTTTTTCAAATGGGTGACAACAAATCTTTTTTATCTCTGCTTTGCCTTGGAAAGAAAAAGGAACAAGTAAAATATCAACCTCTCAAATAAAGCAAAGGATCATACCTGAATCATGAATTCCTTGTGCAATATGTTACCAACATTATGCAAAGCAGACGAAACTGCATAGGCATACCTGCATATGGATTTTTCAGTAACAAGGGCATTTGTGTTGTATTGATAAAACATAACAGTAATTAGAGGTGGGCTGATTACATCTCAAGAACCCAACCAAATGCTTTGTCTGCTTCAGGATCCTTTTTCATCGCCAAAGAAACATTCATCCATGTCGGAGCTATCTTCTTCAAAGCTTCCTATTATCATCCCgcagaaaaagggaaaaaggaaatTCCCATTTAGAAACGCAAAACTGAGAACTAACTAACTATAACTTGTACAAAATAATCTAGTACCTTCCCAACAATGACAGGGGAGTTCCCAATGGGATCAATGTCAGTTATAGGTCCCTGTTCTTCAGGGTAGAACTTTCTCAGTACAGACTCATACTTTTTGGGTTCTATATAAAAGAAAGGGAATGCCGCTCCAAGGCCATCCATTGATAGGTTCGGGATGGGCTTGACGATAACATGATCTGGTTCTGCCATCAATATGTAGCTGCACATAAGAGTTACTAATGAGTAAATATTCCAAGGAACTAACAAGAAAGTTGTGctattttgagttaaatttttATGAGTGCGTTTCCGTACTCTTCTTCAATTTGTGCTTGTTGAAGCCACTGAACAAAAGCCCATGGCCTATTGAGGACAATATAACCCTGAAATTGACAAATGTGGTGAGAACTGAGATATCACTTACCAGTTTATTCAAAGGAAGCACCATtcagaaaagaataaaaaagaaaaagaaaaagcatAACAGTCTCTCACGTAACATGAGAAAAGTGAAGGAGAGATTGGAAAAGCATCAGTGCAACCGCTCGTGTATGTCCCTAACTGAAAAAGTTCTTTACTGCAGTAGTGTAAGAAATGATTCATAAGATGTTTATACCCGAGGTTTAACCTTTAATTTTTAGGCACTCATTGGCCTCACTTCTATACATATGCAGCAAGAGCAGTATTTCATGATGAAGTTGCTATTTTCAAAGCTTTttatttctgtttcttcttcttcttcttcttcttcttctgtaatATGTTACCATTCACCACAAAAAGCAAGGACAACCATACATCTATTGCATTGTTAACATTCTTCTTTTTTATGTAAACCACCCCCTCAGGACTGCTCTTGCCATTGGGTAACCTCACTTGTCTCATTCACACTGAAACACTCTCTTCATTTGTCTTGCATGAATAGACTTTAACATCTTTTTGTATTTCATAAATCACTATCCAAATCCATGTTACATAGAGTGCAGAGCAAAATTTCATACCCATCCTGATAGAATTTTCCAATTCTCACTCCATACATCAGAAAATTAAAGAAAACCAAGGATGTTAAAAAGAGGCGTTCTGGATAACCACGTCCAATTTAACTAGCGAAGCTGCAATCTAAGTTCAACATACTTTGTACATAATTAAGTAACCAAAGTGTATCATCTCTATCAACTTAAGCTTTTAGACGAGGCAGTTCACCCTATTTCAACATGATATGACAATAAGTGGAGTTCAAATTTCACTGTCACCCTTCAGTAAAATTATTCCACTTACTTGGCCTCTTGAAAATAATAAGGTAGTACGTGAAGGGGTGTGCTGAAAAcgtaattaagtaaataaaagagTGCCTTATCTACTGCTCCACAGTCACTttagctaaaaaaaaaaaaaaaattgtcccAAAATAATTGTGACTTTAGGAATTCAAGACTA
This region includes:
- the LOC104236398 gene encoding hydroxyproline O-arabinosyltransferase 1; the encoded protein is MGWGKLFFTVVITLSAALITYNILISANASFKQEFPGPSNNFRKGGIFSQDPIIQMPLDKSKSKKRLFHTAVTSSDSVYNTWQCRIMYYWFKKFKDEENSEMGGFTRILHNGKPDRFMDEIPTFVAQPLPSGVDQGYIVLNRPWAFVQWLQQAQIEEDYILMAEPDHVIVKPIPNLSMDGLGAAFPFFYIEPKKYESVLRKFYPEEQGPITDIDPIGNSPVIVGKEALKKIAPTWMNVSLAMKKDPEADKAFGWVLEMYAYAVSSALHNVGNILHKEFMIQPPWDTEIGKAYIIHYTYGCDYDMKGKMTYGKIGEWRFDKRSYDNKWPPRNLSLPPPGVPGSVVTLVKMVNEATANLPNWGS